The DNA sequence CCCGCCATCGCTGCCGTTCGCCGGGTGCGGCGGTGACCCGCGGCCGGACCTGGCCGTTGACGAGGACGATGCTGCCCTCGCGGCCCATCATCTGGTCCTGCATCCTCGGTCGGGAGACGCTGCCGTCCGCCTCGAGAGAGAGGTCGGAGACGATGAGGATCCGCTCCCGGCTCACCGGGAGGTCGTCCTCGACGACGATGGCACCGTAGAGCCCGCCGAAGACTTGGTCGGCGACGTGGCCGTGGTGGTGCGGGTGGTACCAGAAGGTCCCGGTGGGATGGTCGGCGGGCAGCACGAACTCGTAGTCGAAGACCTCGCCCGGCTCGATGGTCAGGAACGGGTTGTCACCGTTGCCCTCGGGGGAGACGTGCAGCCCGTGCACATGGAGGTTCGTCGGCGCGTCGAGCTGGTTCGCCAGCCGTACCTGGAGGGTGTCCCCGGGGCGCAGGCGCAAGGTGGGGCCTGGCACGGTGCCGTTGTACGTGAGCAGGCGCGCACTCCGTCCACCCACGTCGACCTCCGCCTCGGCCATCGTCAGCTCGACCCGTAGGCGGCCGTCCGCACTGGTGAGCACCTCGGGTTCCACGAGGTCCGCGCCGCCGGCCCGGCGCGGGGTGAGGTCCCCTCCAGGGCTCGTCCCGCCGCCCCACGGCACGCCGGTGCGAGCGAGGCCCAGAGCGCCGGCGACCACGCCGCCGGTGCCGAGCGCCCCCAGTGCCAGGGCCTGTCGCCTGCTGATCGGTTCCACCGTCACCTGCCCCGGAGCTGCCGGACGCGCTCCTCGTACTCCCGTGCGTCGATCTCGCCACGTGCGTACCGTTCGGCGAGGATCTGCTCCGTGCTCGGGGCACTCGGGCCGGGCGCGACTCCCCGGCCGCCTTGTCCTACGCGATCGGGAGTGCGGCCCGACCGCCCCCTACGGAGAACACCGCCGACGAGAAGCAGGACACCGCCGACGAGCAGCACCACCACGAGCCCCCCCAGGCCCGTACCCATCCCGTACTCGTTCCACATCATCGAACCAACCTTCCTCACATCCGTCCCTTCCCCGACGTGATACCCGCCGGGGTATCACAAGTCTAGATGTTCGGCTTCCGGTCGCCCCTCGTGAGCGAGCGGCTCAGGGATTCTTCATGAACACTTCACCGCCCGGACCTGGGAGCGTGCGGATGCTCCGCGGCCGTGACGGCTCGCATGTGCTCGCGCGGTGTCGTCGTCGGGTCAGGAACCGGTCATGGCGCAACCCTGCGGGACGAAGGGGGCTCGCATGAAGATCTGGTGAAGACGGCGAGCAGCAGCATCCTGCTGCGATCAGCCCCGGTCCGCCGACCGCACAATGGGTCCATGCAAGCGCTGAACCCGGACAGACCGAACCTGCCACGAGTGATGATCGTCGATGACGAGGCTCCACTCGCACGGCTGGTGGCAGGCTACTTCGAGCGGGAGGGCTTCGAGGTCGCTGTCGCAGGCGACGGGGAGACGGCGATCGCCCAGATGCGGCAGTGGGATCCAGGGATCCTGGTGCTGGATCTGGGCCTGCCGGGGGTGGACGGGATCGAGGTCTGCCGGACCGTCCGGACGTACTCGGACTGCTACATCATCATGCTGACCGCCCGTGTGGAGGAGGTGGACAAGCTGATCGGGCTGTCCGTCGGTGCGGACGACTACATGACCAAGCCGTTCAGCCCGCGTGAGTTGATGGCCCGGGTGCGGGCCATGCTGCGCCGGCCCCGTCGCCACGTCCAGGCGGGCCAGGCGGCCGCCTCGTTCGGTCGCCTCACCCTCGATGCCGCTGGGCGGGAGGTCTTCGTCGACGGCCGACTTGTCGATCTGACACGAACGGAGTTCGACGTCCTCGCGGCACTGGCATCACGTCCCCGGATGGTCCTGACCCGCCGGGCCCTCATCGATGAGGTGTGGGGTGACGGGTGGGTCGGCGACGAGCACCTCGTGGACGTCCATATCGGACACCTGCGACGCAAGCTGGGGGACGACCCGACCGAGCCGGTGTTCGTCCGGACGGTGCGCGGGGTCGGGTACCGGATGGGCCCCGGAGAGTGAGCCCGGTCAGGCCGGAGCGGTGGGGCTTGGCCGCCCGCCTCCTCGCGGCCACGATGGCGGTGGTCCTGGTCGCCGCAGGGACGGCGTGGGCGGTCGCGATCGCCATCGGGCCGGCGGTCTTCCACGACCACATGGTCGACACGGGGCTGAGTGATCCTGCAGGGGTCGAGCATGCGGAGCGAGCGTTCCGCACCGCCTCGGCCGTTTCGCTGGGCCTGGCGCTGGTGACCGCGCTCGCCGCCGCGGTGGCCGTGAGCCTGTTCCTGTCACGGCGTGTCACCCGCTCGCTCCGGCTGGCGACCATGGCGTCGAAGCGGGTCGCGGCCGGCGACCACTCCGTCCGTATGCCGCACTTGGGGATGGGACGCGAGTTCGACGACATGGGCGCGGCCTTCAACACCATGGCAGCCGAGCTCAGTGCGGTGGAAGCCAGCCGTACCCGGATGCTCGGCGATCTGGCCCACGAGATGCGCACGCCGGTCGCGACGTTGGACGGCTATCTCGAGGCGATCATGGACGGTGTCGAGCGGGCGGACGAGAAGACCTTGACCATGCTGCGCACCCAGGTCGGGCGGTTGGCCCGGCTCGCCGAGGACGTCGCGCTCGTGACAACCGCCGAGGAGGGCCGGCTGGGCATGCGGCGTGAGCCGGTGGAGGTGGCCGCCCTCGTCCGGTCGGCCGCAGAGCTGGCCGCGGCCCGTTTCGCGGCGCGTGGGGTTGACCTTGACACGAAGATCGACGGCGCGGCCACGGGCGCCGTCGTCGTCGCCGATCGTGACCGCCTCGGTCAGGTGCTGACCAACCTTCTCGACAACGCGCTCAGACACACCCCCCACGGTGGCAGCGTCCGGCTCCTCGCGCGTCAGGACGGTTCCGCCGTTGTCATCGTGGTCTCCGACTCCGGGGAGGGAATCCCCGACGAGCACCTGCCGCACCTGTTCGAGCGCTTCTACCGCGTCGACACCGCGCGTGATCGAGCACATGGCGGCTCCGGGGTCGGACTGGCGATCGTGCGGGCCATCGTCCAGGCCCACGACGGCGCCGTCACTGCCACCAGCGACGGTCCGGGGACGGGTTCGACGTTCACCGTGACACTGCCCGTACGGGGGAGTGTCACGGCCGGCCGGTGACCTCCGGTTCGGTGACGTCAGGTCGTTCGGACACCCCTGTCAGGCGCTCGACAACCGGCCGGTCGTCGGTCTCGGCGTGGCAGGAACCAACGTGGTCACCCGACCCGTGGGCGCCCTGGTCGCGGCCCCGGCCCATCATGAACAGCATGCCGATCATCATCAGGGGGCAGGCGAGCAGGGCGGCCAGCGGCAGCGCCTCGCCGAAGGACCTGCCGGCGGCGAGCAGGACGACCAGGGCGACTGCCCCGGCGGCCAGCATGCCCAGCAGGTGGGACTTGCCCGAGTGGTTGTGGCCGGCCGGGGGAGTGGTCATCGGTGAGGCTCCTTCTGGGTGAGTGTCACTGCCGTGTCATCCGGGCTGAGTTCGTCGTCCTCCAGGGCTGGGAAGATCGCCGAGATCACCCACACGCCCAACGCGACGTAGACGAGGCAGGCGAGGACCAGCAGGAACAACACACCCAGCTCCATCGTGACGTTCCCTCCCTCGACCGATCTGTGGAGTCTGCGGCTCGGACCGAAGCAGCCCGGTGCAGAACCGGTGAATCTTTGCTGAACCTCAGACCCGGGCGCTGGTCACTCGGAGACCAGGGCTCTCACGCACCCCCTGGGTCTGATCCGACGTGACACGTCCTGCGCGAAGGACGAGCAGGACGCCGACGACGACACTCGCGATCGCCCACAGCTGCGGCTGGGTCAGACTGAGCACGACGGCGTCGTTGACACGCAAGAACTCGACGAGGAACCGGGACAGACCGCTGAGGACCAGGTAGACGCCGAACACCGCCAGGGGCGACAGCCGGCTGGCTATGCGCCACAGCGCGACGGCGATGAGTGCTGCAGCGAGTGCCTCGTACACAGGGGTGGGGTGCACCGGCACATCGGTGGCGACGACGCCGGAGGGGAACCGCATGCCCCAGGGCAGGTCGGTGGGGCGCCCGTACGTGCCGTCGCCGGACACCAGGCATCCCAGACGTCCGATCCCGTACGCCACGGTCAGCGGGACCGCCGCGGCGCCGGCCACGGGGCCCACCGGCAGATGATGGCGGCGGATCACCACGAGCGCCGCCCCCAGCCCCCCGACGAGCCCGCCGTACCAGGTGAAACCCATGCCGCCGAGGTCGTGCGCGGTCACATCGGGCAGCCGCTCGAGCAGGAAGTAGATCTTCGCTCCGACGAACCCCCACACCGTGGCCCACAGGACCAGCGCATGGGCGGAGTCCTTCTTCAGCCCAAGCGTCTCGAACGCGCGCCCGAGCAACCATGCGGCCACGAGCGCGGCCAGAGCCTTGCTCAGACCGTAGCTCTGCACGTCGACCCCGAGGATCGAGAAAAGCACCGGTCGCAAGGCAACTCCGTTCGGCCGCGGACGCGTGCAGAACCCCGGCCGGTCGGCCGGTTCGGCGCGTCGATGCCAGTCTTCCGGGCGCTCCCGAACGACAGGTGGCCAGTACGGTCAAAATCCGGTGAAGTTCGCCGCTACCGGCCGACGGCCGCCCAACGCACGGCACGGACCGCGTTACCGCACCTGGGAGATGTCGACCGCACCTTGGTCCTCGAGCCAGGTCAGCGGTTCGGTGGTGGTGAGGTTATCGTCGGTGTGCACCTCGAAGTGCAGGTGTGGCCCTGTCGAGCGCCCGTAGTTGCCGACCCCGGCGATGACGTCTCCCGCGCTCACCTGCTGGCCGACCTCGACGTACATGCCGTCGGGATCCTCGTGGTTGTACCAGGTGTAGACGGTGCGGTCGTCGATCTCGTGCTCGAGGATGATGAGCATGCCCGAACGACCTGCCTTGCCCGGGCCCACGTAGGTCACCGTGCCGTCGGCGACGGCGTAGATGGGCGTCTTCAGGGGGGCCGCGAAGTCGACCCCAGCGTGGTAGTCCCTTCCGGGCCCCAACGGATTGTTGCGCCAGCCGTAGAGGGATGTGATCCGGTAGGCGCCCTGGGCCACCGGCATGACGATCCGCTCCTGCGGGACCACCGCGGCCAGCGCGCCGTTGGCGCCGTCGATGCCGCCGGTGGGAAGAGCGCCGCGGGTCCCTGCCCGCGACGCCTGGGTGATCAGGGCCCGGCCGGCTGCGGTGGGGTCGGCAAGCAGGCTGGTCGGCGGAACCACCGTCGCCCCGGCTGCTGCGGCGTCGAGCGTTACAAGGACGCTCGCCCGCGTCGACACCGAGGTCGCGGCGGACGCTTGCGCGCCGTGCCCCGGCTCTGCCGCACCCAGCAACGGGGCACCTATGGTCAGCACACCCAGCACGCCGGCGACCATGGCACGCCCTGCGGTGTTGCGGTGCCCCCCCGGTTCGGCGGATCGCCGGCGCCGGCGCCTCGAGCCGGGCCGAGGCTCGCACGACGCCGCGGACAGGATCTCGGTGCGGTCCTCCTCGACAACCGGGAGCTCCGTTCCTCTCCGTGCCGCGTTGGCGGTCCCCACGATCGCCCGCCATCGGCGGTCCAGCTCCTCGGGTTCCACCGGCGCCGCCTGGGCGGCCCCCTCCGGTGCTGCCGGGGTCGTCAGTGCACGCTCGGGCACCGTACGACCCGTGGCGGCGTGGTCGTCGGGTCGGACCGGCCTCACCGCGTGCTCGGGTGGGCGGAGGAGGCCGACGCCGGGTGGTGGAGTGGCCGCTCTCGCGCCGTCCGCGGGCGAGGACCGCTTCGCTGGTTGAGCCGCTGAGGGGGACGGGGCACCGTCCGTCGCTGGTCCGGGCTCCTCGGATGCAGCCGGTGCGCCGCTCGGCGACGAGGCAGGCGCAAGGTCTCCGTCCGCCAGGGTGCGCCGCTCGCGACGGGTGCTCGCACCGGCTGACGCCGCCGACGGGCGAGCCACGGGGTTCGCTCCCGTGGCTGGTGGGGGGGAGGGCGGCTCGGACCGGTGAGCGTCGGGGGAACCGGCCTCGCGGAGCTGGCGCCGGGTCGGAGCGGGAGCGGGCGGTTGGTCGGCCTGTCGGAGCTGGCGCCGGGTCACCGCGGCAGCCGGGGGTTGGTCGGCCTGTCGGAGCTGGCGCCGGGTCACCGCGGCAGCCGGGGGTTGGTCGGCCTGTCGGAGCTGGCGCCGGGTCACCGCGGCAGCCGGCGGTTGCTTCCGCACCTCGTCGCGGAGAAGGTCGGCAGGTTCCCTGACGGGATCCGGGGAGGGGTCGAGTTCGAACCCGTCGCGGACGGTGCGCCGGGTCGACCGTGCCCGAGCCTGCGATGCGGGCACAGCAGTGGACATGCGAGCAACCTCCGGACGGCGGGGAACGTGGACCGCGCGACGCCGAGCGGATAGTCACAGAACGATAACGGCCGGTTGGTCGCCCACCGCACAGCCTGGGCGTCCTTCGTCGCATCTTCACCAACTGCACATCTTCGGACCCCGGATCGACAACGTCGGGACGCAGTCGACGGAAGCCAGACCTCGGTTTCCCGTCACTGGGCATGGTGTCGAGCGCGCGGTCAGGAGTCGTGATGGACCTCGTGGTCCACGGTCTCGGTGACCGAGGGCTGGGTGGGGCCGTCGGCTCCGTTGTCACCGCTGATTCGTGGCCCGATGACCAAGGAGGAGAGCGCGAACATGCCCGTGAAGACGATGAGGGCGATCGCCGGAGCCCACCAGCTCGTGAAACGACGCTTGAGCTTGATGAGCATGGGGACGGAGGCGACCAGACCGAGGGCACCGAAGAGAGCGGTGCCCCCGGCGCCGGCCACCACGGCAGTGCCGACCAGCGGCCCCACGTGGTGCAGGACGTGCGGGGCCAGCCCCATGAGGGCACCCAGCACACCCGTCAGGGCTGTCCAGACGCTGCGACGGCGGCCCGGCGCCACATCCGTGGGTACGGCGGTCGTGATCAGGTCTTGGTAAGGCGTCTTGTCCTGCGTCGGAGCTTCGGTGGGGTTCATGACCGCCATCGTGCCCCCACGTTGCTGACGGTGACGGGCACGAACAGTGAAGGACCGATGAAGTGCTGAGCCGGTGCGGGGCACGGTGTGGCGGCGCACCGGCTTCAGCGTTTCTCCATGGATCGGTCGAGGTGATCTTCGGGGCGCCGGGGAACCATGGGTCCGGTCGGACGACGCGCAAGCCGCAGCCGGCGCCGGCGGAGGGAGACTCTCGTGAACCACAGCGGTGACGGCCTCCTCAGAGGAGTGCTCCTCATCAGCGCTGGGCTCTCGTCCTCCTTCTCCTGCTCGGCCTCACCCCGGTGCAGGCCTTGACTGTTGCGGCGCTCCCGGCGTGCCCGTTCATGCTGGCGGGCATGATTCGGCGCCTACGGCAGCCACGACGGCAGTTCCGACGAGGCCGGGTGTGTCATCCGGGGGCGAGCGTCGTACCGGTTACACCGAAGGACAGGTGACGAGTCCAGCCGGATTCGGGTGCCAAGACGAAGGAGGGAGGTGGGAGCGTGATCCGTCCGCGAGCGCTCACCGCTTGGGTCAGTGGCGCAGTGCAGGCGCCGTCCGCGTCGTCAAGTCCCAGGTCGTCCCCGTCGAGAGGAGACCGCCCTCGTGCGGCCCCACCGTCGCAGCGGGCCGAGCTGACGGTGTGCGGCTCGTACTTCCCCCAGGTCGTCACCTTGGCTGCCGGCGTGCCCACGGTCCTGAGCGTTCATCGCCAGGAGGGGTCCTGGTGCTCTGAGCAGCTTCACATCCCAGAGCTCGGTGTCGTGGTCGATCTGCCGTGCTTCGAGCGCACGGAGATCGAACTGCCTGCCCTGCCTGTCGGCTGTTATGAGTTCACCTGTGGAATGGAGATGCTCCACGGCACGCTCGCCGTGGGCGAGTCCGGGGTCTTCAGCGAACCTTGACCGTCCGGCCGAAGGACCTTCGTCCGCGCCGGGGATGATTCGGAAGGCCACAGTCCTTGCTGACACCGTCAGCCCCACGCCTTTGTCAGGAGCCAGCCCGTGTCCCCGTTATCCGCAGAGCCAATGGGTCGTCGCCGGTTCCTCCAGGTGGGTGCCGCCGGTCTGGTGGTGATCGGTGGTGGGGCGTTCGCCGGCACCCGGCTGTTCGACCAGCCCAGTCCGGGCCCGATCGGTCCTGGGACTGACCTGGTCGCCCGGACCGAGGCGGCTCGGCGCAGGAGCGGCACGGTGGTGCGTCGTGAGTTGCGGGCGGCCGCTACCGAGGTCGATCTCGGGGGCCGGGTGGTGCGGACGTGGGCCTATGACGGCACAGTGCCGGGACGGGAGATTCGCGTGCGGGCCGGGGACGAGCTGCGGGTCCGGTTGGTCAACGACCTGCCTGCGGAGACGACGGTGCACTGGCACGGTTTGGCGTTGCGCAACGACATGGACGGTGTGCCAGGTCTGACCCAGGACGCGGTGGCGCCGGGCGCGGGGTTCGACTACTCCTTCGTCGTCCCCGACCCGGGTACGCACTGGTTCCACCCGCACGTGGGCGTCCAGCTCGACACCGGCCTCCAGGCCCCGCTCATCGTGGAGGACCCGGCCGAGCCGGGCGGCTACGACATGGAGGTCGTCCTGGTCCTGGACGACTGGACGGACGGCTGGGGCGACTCGCCGGAGACCATCCTCGAGCGCATGGCCCGAGAGGGCATGGTCATGGGCGGCACGGCCATGGACGGCATGGGCCACGGGGGTAGCGCGATGGAGGACACCATGCCCTCCCCGGACCGGCCGCTGGGCGCCGACACCGGCGACGTCGCCCACCCCGCGCACCTCATCAACGGCCGCCTGCCCGAGGACCCCTACGTCATCCGCTCCCGGCCCGGGCACCGGGTGCGGCTACGGATCATCAACGCCGGGAGCGACACCGCCTACCGGTTCGCGGTCGGTGGGCACACCCTGACGGTGACCCACACCGACGGCTTCCCCGTCGAGCCGGTGGACGTCGAGACCCTCATCATCGGGATGGGGGAGCGGTATGACGTCGTCCTCACCGCGGGCGACGGCGCCTTCCCGGTGGTCGCGGTGCCCGAGGGCAAGGACGCGCCGAGCGGCTTCGCCCTGCTGCGCACCGCCTCCGCGCACGTGCCGGTCCCGGGTGCGAGCCCCGCCGAGCTGCGCGGCCGGCTGCTCACCTACGGTGCGTTGGCCCCGACGGGTGAGGTGGCTCTCGACCCGCAAGATCCCGACCGCGAGCTCGAGCTGGCTCTGCAGATGGTCGACGGCGGCCGGAAGTGGTTCCTCAACGGCGCCGGTTTCGGCGACCACGAACCGCTGGAGATCCGAGCCGACGAGCGGGTCCGGCTGGTCCTGCGCAACGAGTCGATGATGTTCCACCCCATGCACGTCCACGGCCATACCTTCGCCCTCGGAGCGGGCGACCGGCCCGGGATCCGCAAGGACACGGTCAACGTGCTGCCGATGGAGACCCTGACGGTGGATCTG is a window from the Georgenia muralis genome containing:
- a CDS encoding multicopper oxidase family protein, whose translation is MEPISRRQALALGALGTGGVVAGALGLARTGVPWGGGTSPGGDLTPRRAGGADLVEPEVLTSADGRLRVELTMAEAEVDVGGRSARLLTYNGTVPGPTLRLRPGDTLQVRLANQLDAPTNLHVHGLHVSPEGNGDNPFLTIEPGEVFDYEFVLPADHPTGTFWYHPHHHGHVADQVFGGLYGAIVVEDDLPVSRERILIVSDLSLEADGSVSRPRMQDQMMGREGSIVLVNGQVRPRVTAAPGERQRWRVVNACTSRHLVLDLADQPVDLLGVDLGRSSALRAAEEVLLAPGNRADLLVTPYAGRTPWRALPYDRGGMGMGRGGASGPGSAILAILEVSGATVESPPPLPAATAPADLRTVEPARRRLITFTMGMGMGGGMSFGFDGRSFDPARTDQEIVGGTVEEWTLDNPTPMDHPFHLHVWPMQVVEADGKAVADPRWRDVVEVPARGRRVVRIAFEGFAGRSVYHCHILDHEDGGMMGVVEVRPAR
- a CDS encoding SHOCT domain-containing protein, translated to MMWNEYGMGTGLGGLVVVLLVGGVLLLVGGVLRRGRSGRTPDRVGQGGRGVAPGPSAPSTEQILAERYARGEIDAREYEERVRQLRGR
- a CDS encoding response regulator transcription factor, whose product is MQALNPDRPNLPRVMIVDDEAPLARLVAGYFEREGFEVAVAGDGETAIAQMRQWDPGILVLDLGLPGVDGIEVCRTVRTYSDCYIIMLTARVEEVDKLIGLSVGADDYMTKPFSPRELMARVRAMLRRPRRHVQAGQAAASFGRLTLDAAGREVFVDGRLVDLTRTEFDVLAALASRPRMVLTRRALIDEVWGDGWVGDEHLVDVHIGHLRRKLGDDPTEPVFVRTVRGVGYRMGPGE
- a CDS encoding HAMP domain-containing sensor histidine kinase → MVDTGLSDPAGVEHAERAFRTASAVSLGLALVTALAAAVAVSLFLSRRVTRSLRLATMASKRVAAGDHSVRMPHLGMGREFDDMGAAFNTMAAELSAVEASRTRMLGDLAHEMRTPVATLDGYLEAIMDGVERADEKTLTMLRTQVGRLARLAEDVALVTTAEEGRLGMRREPVEVAALVRSAAELAAARFAARGVDLDTKIDGAATGAVVVADRDRLGQVLTNLLDNALRHTPHGGSVRLLARQDGSAVVIVVSDSGEGIPDEHLPHLFERFYRVDTARDRAHGGSGVGLAIVRAIVQAHDGAVTATSDGPGTGSTFTVTLPVRGSVTAGR
- a CDS encoding DUF2933 domain-containing protein, with product MTTPPAGHNHSGKSHLLGMLAAGAVALVVLLAAGRSFGEALPLAALLACPLMMIGMLFMMGRGRDQGAHGSGDHVGSCHAETDDRPVVERLTGVSERPDVTEPEVTGRP
- a CDS encoding prolipoprotein diacylglyceryl transferase translates to MLFSILGVDVQSYGLSKALAALVAAWLLGRAFETLGLKKDSAHALVLWATVWGFVGAKIYFLLERLPDVTAHDLGGMGFTWYGGLVGGLGAALVVIRRHHLPVGPVAGAAAVPLTVAYGIGRLGCLVSGDGTYGRPTDLPWGMRFPSGVVATDVPVHPTPVYEALAAALIAVALWRIASRLSPLAVFGVYLVLSGLSRFLVEFLRVNDAVVLSLTQPQLWAIASVVVGVLLVLRAGRVTSDQTQGVRESPGLRVTSARV
- a CDS encoding M23 family metallopeptidase; amino-acid sequence: MVAGVLGVLTIGAPLLGAAEPGHGAQASAATSVSTRASVLVTLDAAAAGATVVPPTSLLADPTAAGRALITQASRAGTRGALPTGGIDGANGALAAVVPQERIVMPVAQGAYRITSLYGWRNNPLGPGRDYHAGVDFAAPLKTPIYAVADGTVTYVGPGKAGRSGMLIILEHEIDDRTVYTWYNHEDPDGMYVEVGQQVSAGDVIAGVGNYGRSTGPHLHFEVHTDDNLTTTEPLTWLEDQGAVDISQVR
- a CDS encoding cupredoxin domain-containing protein, whose translation is MQAPSASSSPRSSPSRGDRPRAAPPSQRAELTVCGSYFPQVVTLAAGVPTVLSVHRQEGSWCSEQLHIPELGVVVDLPCFERTEIELPALPVGCYEFTCGMEMLHGTLAVGESGVFSEP
- a CDS encoding multicopper oxidase family protein; protein product: MVRRELRAAATEVDLGGRVVRTWAYDGTVPGREIRVRAGDELRVRLVNDLPAETTVHWHGLALRNDMDGVPGLTQDAVAPGAGFDYSFVVPDPGTHWFHPHVGVQLDTGLQAPLIVEDPAEPGGYDMEVVLVLDDWTDGWGDSPETILERMAREGMVMGGTAMDGMGHGGSAMEDTMPSPDRPLGADTGDVAHPAHLINGRLPEDPYVIRSRPGHRVRLRIINAGSDTAYRFAVGGHTLTVTHTDGFPVEPVDVETLIIGMGERYDVVLTAGDGAFPVVAVPEGKDAPSGFALLRTASAHVPVPGASPAELRGRLLTYGALAPTGEVALDPQDPDRELELALQMVDGGRKWFLNGAGFGDHEPLEIRADERVRLVLRNESMMFHPMHVHGHTFALGAGDRPGIRKDTVNVLPMETLTVDLQADNPGQWAVHCHNIYHAELGMTTVLSYVP